From one Paenibacillus sp. FSL K6-1330 genomic stretch:
- a CDS encoding sugar ABC transporter ATP-binding protein, producing MRHPVLKMEGISKEFPGVKALSDVSFELYPGEVHALMGENGAGKSTLMKILSGVYSPTQGTIRLKGKEVTFGNPLDAQRQGVSIIHQEFNLFSNLTAAENIFIDRPEMVGKFGRIQWSKMYDEAQRLVDSIGGGEIDVRQEVRHLGVHSQQVIEIAKALSFQADVLIMDEPSAALPENEVKKMFDVVNRLRAQGVAIVYVSHRMKEIFEIADKVTVLRDGAKIDTRGIEEVTEQSLIQMMVGKEVGQLYPVREQKHDQEVVLKVEQLSLDSAHCVSFELRKGEILGLFGVPGSGTHTIAERLFGLKRGTGEITIRDAAVKINNPSQAKAKKIAYVPPDRHRQGIIKPMSIRQNLSIPMLPQLSKYTVLDEARIKEMSKEYMEKLRIKAPNDGQSVDFLSGGNQQKVVIGKWLAANPDILILEEPTRGVDVGAKAEIYNIIHQLAQEGLSILLISSEMPEVIGLCDRILVLYKGTIVHEFAHGEADQEQLLQRASHPLSEGGRI from the coding sequence ATGAGGCATCCGGTTTTGAAAATGGAAGGCATCAGCAAGGAATTCCCAGGGGTCAAAGCGTTATCAGATGTTAGCTTTGAGCTCTATCCGGGCGAAGTCCATGCGCTTATGGGGGAGAACGGAGCAGGGAAATCCACGCTGATGAAAATTTTGTCCGGCGTATATTCACCGACGCAAGGAACGATCAGACTGAAGGGCAAAGAAGTGACATTCGGCAACCCGCTTGACGCCCAGCGGCAAGGAGTGTCCATTATCCACCAGGAATTCAATTTGTTTTCTAATTTGACAGCCGCGGAAAATATATTTATCGACCGTCCGGAAATGGTGGGCAAATTCGGCCGGATACAGTGGTCCAAAATGTATGACGAGGCGCAGCGTTTGGTTGATTCCATAGGGGGAGGTGAAATTGATGTCCGCCAGGAGGTCCGGCATCTTGGCGTTCACAGCCAGCAAGTAATCGAAATTGCGAAAGCGCTGTCTTTTCAGGCGGATGTGCTCATTATGGATGAACCGTCAGCGGCGCTTCCGGAAAACGAAGTGAAAAAAATGTTTGATGTGGTCAACCGGCTCCGGGCGCAGGGCGTAGCCATCGTGTATGTCTCTCACCGCATGAAGGAAATATTTGAAATTGCGGATAAGGTAACGGTGCTGCGGGATGGAGCCAAGATTGATACCCGTGGAATCGAAGAGGTTACCGAACAGAGCTTGATTCAAATGATGGTGGGCAAAGAGGTTGGCCAGCTATATCCGGTCAGGGAACAGAAGCACGATCAAGAGGTTGTGCTGAAGGTCGAGCAGTTGTCGCTCGATTCCGCACACTGTGTATCTTTTGAGCTGCGAAAAGGAGAGATATTAGGGCTGTTCGGCGTTCCGGGTTCGGGCACGCACACGATTGCCGAGCGTTTATTCGGTCTAAAGCGGGGAACGGGTGAAATCACTATTCGTGACGCAGCGGTGAAAATCAATAATCCGAGTCAGGCCAAAGCAAAGAAGATTGCTTATGTTCCGCCGGATCGTCACCGTCAAGGCATCATTAAACCGATGTCAATTCGGCAAAATCTGTCCATTCCGATGCTGCCGCAGCTTTCAAAGTATACGGTGCTGGACGAGGCGCGGATTAAAGAGATGAGCAAGGAGTATATGGAGAAGCTTCGAATAAAAGCGCCCAACGATGGCCAAAGCGTAGACTTTCTGAGTGGCGGCAACCAGCAAAAGGTTGTGATTGGCAAATGGCTTGCAGCGAATCCCGATATTCTTATTCTGGAGGAGCCGACCCGGGGAGTTGACGTCGGAGCGAAGGCGGAGATCTACAATATTATTCATCAACTGGCCCAGGAAGGCTTGAGCATCCTGCTGATTTCGTCCGAAATGCCGGAGGTGATTGGACTCTGTGATCGGATCCTGGTGCTATACAAAGGCACGATCGTGCATGAATTTGCACATGGCGAGGCTGATCAGGAACAATTGCTGCAGCGTGCTTCACATCCGCTTTCAGAAGGAGGCCGCATATGA
- a CDS encoding carbohydrate-binding protein — protein MMLKKLKLLSALLIICMASLLPVVPSSANAASVVSYPLPSVYTTTNQYTVTADSTNIPVIDTSEVFVNYNYCNFSFSGTTTITITASEPINTYNISPKALGITATKSGNTLTFTLSSPTYLIVKINNLKDLVIAADALETNVPASSGTGIYNVKTQYGADSTGAAMATTAIQNAINAANAAGGGIVYVPAGVYKSGNLVLKSNVSVYLEGGSVIRGSGNPSDYTTHFHKNSLNKDGTWFIYTETNANNIKIYGRGTIDGNGHYMRNTNNYLNNILVPLQCSNFTVDGITIRDSGGWATIVTRSNNVTFQNTKHFNNNELDYENDAIDIQESQNVLIKHTVAVSEDDTYSFKTWDVATTDIAANWPGSPENQSNVVVDDALAWSRCGAFKVGDGVKQLQDGIVVKNSYVYRCWRALAVGHLYGTPAAQNIIFDNIDVEGFWPRSGVHSRWFDLSAKTGPIKNVVYNNINLRALGEVSIMKGWSDTSTVSGVTLNNVRVGGVAATTLAELKITDTNSYAAAPKFNTLKFEAEGYNLSSGVISYEASTDGGLDVGGGSNGDYIAFKNVDFGSTAKTSIDLKVASANSGGRIEFHLDSPTGTMLGYWTAESTGGWQTWSVKNIPLNAGTAVGTHTVYVTFVKSDSTTVANLTWFQFK, from the coding sequence ATGATGTTGAAAAAGTTAAAATTATTAAGTGCATTATTAATTATTTGTATGGCCAGTCTGTTACCTGTCGTTCCTTCGTCAGCAAACGCGGCTTCAGTTGTAAGCTATCCATTACCATCGGTCTATACCACGACCAATCAATACACAGTAACAGCAGACTCTACCAATATACCGGTAATCGACACTTCGGAGGTATTTGTAAACTATAATTATTGTAATTTCTCTTTTTCAGGTACGACTACAATCACAATAACAGCAAGCGAGCCAATCAATACCTATAATATTTCTCCCAAAGCTTTGGGAATCACTGCAACAAAGAGCGGAAATACACTTACATTTACACTTTCATCACCAACCTATCTTATAGTTAAAATCAATAACCTGAAAGATCTGGTTATTGCGGCAGATGCTCTTGAAACCAATGTTCCGGCTTCATCCGGTACAGGTATATACAATGTTAAAACTCAATACGGTGCCGACAGTACCGGTGCCGCTATGGCTACAACTGCAATACAAAACGCCATAAATGCGGCTAACGCAGCAGGTGGCGGTATCGTATACGTTCCAGCCGGAGTTTACAAGAGCGGAAACCTTGTTCTAAAAAGCAATGTTTCGGTTTATCTGGAGGGTGGTTCTGTTATAAGGGGTTCAGGAAATCCAAGCGATTACACTACTCATTTTCATAAGAATTCTCTGAATAAGGATGGAACATGGTTTATTTATACCGAAACAAATGCAAACAATATTAAGATATACGGCAGGGGGACTATTGACGGCAATGGCCATTATATGAGAAATACAAACAATTATTTGAACAATATTCTTGTACCCTTGCAGTGCAGCAACTTCACGGTTGACGGCATAACCATAAGAGACAGCGGTGGCTGGGCTACAATCGTTACAAGATCTAATAACGTAACATTCCAGAATACAAAGCACTTCAACAACAATGAACTTGATTATGAAAATGATGCAATAGACATTCAAGAGAGCCAGAATGTACTCATAAAGCACACGGTAGCAGTATCGGAGGATGACACATACTCATTTAAGACATGGGATGTAGCAACTACGGATATAGCTGCAAACTGGCCGGGAAGTCCTGAAAACCAGTCAAATGTAGTTGTGGATGATGCTTTGGCTTGGAGCAGATGTGGAGCATTCAAGGTTGGAGATGGAGTGAAACAGCTTCAGGATGGCATAGTTGTTAAAAACTCTTATGTATACAGATGCTGGCGCGCTTTAGCGGTAGGTCATCTTTATGGGACTCCAGCAGCACAAAACATCATATTTGACAATATAGATGTAGAAGGCTTCTGGCCAAGATCCGGTGTTCACTCCAGGTGGTTTGATCTTTCTGCAAAAACCGGTCCGATAAAAAATGTGGTCTATAATAATATCAATTTACGCGCTTTAGGTGAAGTTTCAATAATGAAGGGTTGGAGTGACACATCTACTGTCTCCGGAGTTACATTAAACAATGTTCGCGTCGGTGGAGTTGCGGCAACTACACTCGCAGAATTGAAAATAACAGATACTAACAGCTATGCTGCAGCTCCCAAATTCAACACATTGAAATTTGAAGCGGAAGGTTATAACCTTAGTTCAGGTGTTATATCCTATGAGGCAAGCACTGATGGTGGGCTGGATGTTGGTGGAGGGAGTAATGGCGACTATATAGCATTTAAAAATGTAGACTTTGGTAGTACAGCTAAAACAAGTATTGATTTGAAGGTTGCATCCGCTAATTCCGGCGGAAGGATAGAATTCCACTTGGACAGTCCTACAGGCACTATGCTGGGTTATTGGACGGCAGAAAGCACAGGCGGATGGCAGACATGGTCAGTCAAGAATATCCCGCTTAATGCCGGGACAGCTGTAGGAACCCATACGGTATATGTTACTTTTGTTAAGTCAGATTCAACCACAGTTGCAAATTTAACTTGGTTCCAGTTCAAATAG
- a CDS encoding sugar ABC transporter substrate-binding protein, with translation MMKRMLMTSLSLVLALGLAACGNGNSNGGNAAEGTGNGATAGSGGKTKISYWTGDRHDADFVKEKVAEFNATNTDGIEVELVVKGDDFDTALDLSFQTSDAPDVIRVKENTIQTFYKKGFLAPIDEFLNDELKAKFPAMPDLNEFDGKRYSLPNYGTTMRLVYNKDLFAKAGIEHPPTTLQELVDTAKKLTEAGKADGAYGFALNFKSPGSAFARSARVVAEMSGYGGFGYDFKTARYDFSGFEPIINAFKQIRDDGSMLPGVESLDIDPLRAQFAEGKIGMYMSYSSEPGVYKNQFPAKIDWAAAPVPTIDGTVKGASGFLGGQWLALSSKSEHKEAAWKFMEFMYGDQVLTDYQEKGFGISMVPSISAAAKTPDVNGIEGFLPNKHDGVWPVYPSVAPEGMKSDDAFFKYMLNGGDLKAVIADLNKRYNAALDSVIANDGIKAEPDTGFDPAALGGKFAK, from the coding sequence ATGATGAAGCGTATGCTAATGACATCTCTGAGCCTGGTCCTGGCACTTGGCTTGGCAGCCTGCGGCAACGGTAACAGCAACGGCGGCAATGCTGCTGAAGGCACGGGAAACGGGGCGACAGCCGGCTCGGGGGGGAAAACTAAAATCAGCTACTGGACAGGCGACCGCCACGATGCGGATTTCGTGAAGGAGAAGGTAGCCGAGTTCAACGCAACCAATACTGACGGGATTGAGGTGGAGCTGGTCGTCAAGGGCGACGACTTCGATACCGCGCTCGATCTGTCCTTCCAGACCTCCGATGCACCGGATGTGATCCGGGTGAAGGAGAATACCATCCAGACCTTCTACAAAAAAGGCTTTCTCGCTCCTATTGACGAGTTCCTGAACGATGAGCTGAAGGCGAAATTCCCGGCCATGCCGGATCTGAATGAATTCGACGGCAAGCGTTACAGTCTGCCGAACTATGGAACGACCATGCGTCTGGTGTACAACAAGGATCTGTTCGCCAAAGCGGGCATTGAACATCCGCCGACTACCCTGCAGGAGCTGGTGGATACAGCCAAGAAATTGACAGAAGCCGGCAAAGCGGACGGCGCTTACGGCTTCGCCCTTAACTTCAAGAGCCCCGGCAGTGCGTTCGCACGTTCGGCACGGGTGGTTGCGGAGATGAGCGGCTATGGCGGCTTCGGGTATGATTTCAAGACAGCCCGCTACGACTTCAGCGGCTTCGAGCCGATCATCAATGCCTTTAAGCAGATCAGGGACGACGGCAGCATGCTGCCGGGTGTAGAATCGCTGGATATTGATCCGCTGCGGGCGCAGTTTGCGGAAGGCAAGATCGGAATGTATATGTCCTACTCCTCAGAGCCTGGCGTCTACAAGAATCAGTTCCCGGCCAAGATTGACTGGGCGGCCGCTCCGGTTCCTACCATCGACGGCACCGTGAAGGGGGCTTCCGGCTTCCTCGGGGGCCAATGGCTGGCGCTGAGCTCGAAATCAGAGCATAAAGAAGCAGCCTGGAAGTTCATGGAGTTCATGTACGGCGATCAGGTGCTGACGGATTATCAGGAAAAAGGCTTCGGCATCTCCATGGTTCCATCCATTAGCGCAGCAGCCAAGACACCGGATGTGAACGGCATTGAAGGCTTCCTGCCGAACAAGCACGATGGGGTGTGGCCGGTCTATCCGTCTGTAGCACCGGAAGGAATGAAATCGGATGACGCCTTCTTCAAATATATGCTGAACGGCGGCGACCTGAAGGCGGTTATCGCTGATCTGAACAAACGCTATAACGCTGCACTGGACAGTGTGATTGCGAATGACGGCATAAAGGCTGAGCCGGATACCGGCTTTGATCCCGCCGCTCTGGGCGGCAAGTTCGCCAAGTAG
- a CDS encoding sugar ABC transporter permease, protein MNKTKHALFSYSFIFPSALLTLVLGIYPIAWAFRYMFYDYKGFGTARFTGLANFSRILKDTQFWDSVVNTFVYAGGKLLITIPLALLLAVILNRGLRGRQLLRGIFFMPTVISTAVMAVVFFTIFNSYNGILNQFLIRLGLSDSGVDWLGPKYAMLTVILVAAWGAVGNYMLLFLAGLQNIPEDVYEASSLDGAGRIQQFRYVTLPMLGPVMQMVIMLAIITALKGYESIMVLTEGGPVGKTEVMFLYLYKLFFPVGGSSAAVQVQEFGYGSAVAFVSAVIVGMISLIYFYASRRMNQTD, encoded by the coding sequence ATGAACAAAACGAAACATGCCTTATTTTCATACAGTTTTATCTTTCCAAGTGCCTTGCTCACGTTGGTTCTCGGGATTTACCCGATTGCCTGGGCGTTCCGCTATATGTTCTATGATTACAAAGGGTTCGGAACGGCGCGGTTTACCGGTCTGGCCAATTTCAGCCGCATTCTGAAGGACACCCAGTTCTGGGATTCGGTGGTGAATACATTTGTCTATGCTGGCGGCAAGCTGCTGATCACCATTCCGCTGGCCCTGCTGCTGGCAGTCATATTGAACCGGGGGCTGCGGGGCAGACAACTGCTGCGGGGGATTTTCTTCATGCCGACCGTCATCAGTACCGCTGTAATGGCCGTAGTCTTCTTCACGATTTTCAACTCATATAACGGGATTCTCAACCAGTTTCTGATCCGCCTGGGCCTCTCCGATTCCGGTGTGGACTGGCTGGGGCCGAAATATGCCATGCTCACCGTCATTCTGGTTGCGGCCTGGGGGGCGGTCGGCAATTATATGCTGCTCTTCCTCGCCGGTCTGCAGAATATTCCGGAGGATGTGTATGAGGCGTCTTCCCTGGACGGGGCAGGCAGAATCCAGCAGTTCCGCTATGTCACCCTGCCGATGCTCGGACCTGTGATGCAGATGGTTATTATGCTGGCGATCATTACAGCCCTGAAGGGTTACGAGAGCATCATGGTTCTGACTGAAGGAGGTCCTGTAGGCAAGACAGAGGTCATGTTCCTGTATTTGTACAAATTGTTTTTCCCTGTCGGCGGGAGCAGCGCGGCGGTTCAGGTCCAGGAGTTCGGATACGGCAGTGCGGTCGCCTTTGTGTCTGCGGTCATTGTAGGGATGATATCACTCATTTATTTCTACGCATCCAGACGCATGAATCAGACCGATTGA
- a CDS encoding carbohydrate ABC transporter permease: protein MRLRTILGNIILWIFLLAVAFITLIPVVITILGSFKTNAELTAGATFLPASWHFSNYAEAWAQANFSRYTLNSLIVSLAAVVGTLLVSSMAAYVVDRMDFAGKKLYIGLQSFTMFVAVGAVVLRPQFDLMVKLHLHSSLWGVILILISAHASIFFILSSFMKGIPRELDEAALMDGSSPGRTFWRIILPLLGPGLGVGALFTFRGAWNEYLLPLVFTMTKPELQTLTVGLANLKYGISAASQTHYMMAGACLSILPILVAYLFANKSFMQMTAGSLKG from the coding sequence ATGAGACTAAGAACCATACTGGGCAATATCATCCTGTGGATTTTTTTGCTGGCTGTTGCTTTTATTACGCTGATTCCGGTCGTTATCACCATCCTGGGCTCCTTCAAGACTAATGCTGAGCTTACTGCGGGAGCGACCTTCCTGCCGGCGAGCTGGCACTTCTCGAACTATGCCGAAGCCTGGGCGCAGGCCAATTTCTCCAGGTATACCCTGAACAGCCTGATTGTCTCCCTGGCGGCGGTGGTCGGCACGCTGCTGGTATCATCCATGGCGGCTTATGTGGTGGACCGGATGGATTTTGCCGGCAAAAAATTGTATATCGGACTGCAATCCTTCACCATGTTCGTGGCTGTAGGGGCGGTCGTGCTGCGTCCGCAGTTCGATCTGATGGTTAAGCTTCATCTGCACAGCAGCCTGTGGGGCGTTATATTGATTCTGATCTCCGCCCATGCTTCGATCTTCTTCATTCTCTCCAGCTTCATGAAGGGGATTCCCCGCGAGCTGGACGAGGCGGCGCTGATGGACGGCAGCTCTCCCGGCCGGACCTTCTGGCGGATAATTCTGCCGCTGCTCGGACCCGGACTTGGCGTAGGTGCCCTGTTCACCTTCCGCGGCGCGTGGAATGAATATCTGCTGCCGCTCGTGTTCACGATGACGAAGCCGGAGCTGCAGACGCTGACCGTCGGGCTGGCGAACCTGAAATACGGGATTTCGGCCGCTTCTCAGACCCACTATATGATGGCGGGCGCCTGCTTGTCCATTCTGCCGATTCTCGTGGCCTATCTGTTCGCCAACAAATCCTTCATGCAGATGACGGCCGGTTCCCTCAAAGGGTAG
- a CDS encoding ribokinase encodes MAKILVVGSMNMDIVTQVERHPIPGETIQGNETRFFIGGKGANQAVAASRSGASVAMAGALGSDSFGIDIRRELAEARIDLDHVIEKPCMTGLALITIDGAGENNIILSSGANGRYGADEVDKLDLSGFDVILLQNEISSAANQRVLDKAAEQRIPVFMNPAPIDGFDQSQLSKVTFLILNEVEAEELSGIRIEGSSQALEAGKKLLNDGIPHLIITLGSKGSIYMDQSGRQITLTAFSVDVVDTTAAGDTFIGAFAAKYVTGAELRDCLCYATAASALAVSVPGAQSSIPTEEQVQSFLTV; translated from the coding sequence ATGGCGAAAATCTTGGTAGTGGGCAGCATGAATATGGACATTGTCACACAGGTTGAGCGTCACCCCATTCCCGGCGAAACGATACAGGGCAACGAGACCCGTTTCTTTATTGGGGGCAAGGGGGCTAACCAGGCGGTTGCCGCGTCTCGCTCCGGAGCTTCGGTCGCTATGGCGGGTGCACTGGGCTCGGATTCCTTTGGGATCGACATACGCAGGGAATTGGCGGAGGCTAGGATTGATCTTGATCATGTTATCGAGAAGCCGTGTATGACGGGGCTTGCTTTGATTACAATCGATGGAGCAGGGGAGAACAACATTATTTTATCCTCAGGCGCTAATGGAAGGTATGGTGCAGACGAGGTAGATAAATTGGACCTCTCTGGTTTCGACGTCATTTTGCTGCAAAATGAAATATCATCGGCAGCCAATCAAAGGGTGCTGGATAAAGCGGCAGAGCAACGTATTCCGGTATTTATGAATCCAGCTCCAATTGACGGGTTTGACCAGAGCCAACTGAGCAAGGTCACTTTCCTCATTCTGAATGAGGTCGAGGCGGAGGAGCTGAGCGGCATCCGTATTGAAGGAAGCAGCCAGGCCCTGGAGGCCGGAAAGAAACTGCTTAATGACGGCATTCCTCATCTCATTATTACTTTGGGAAGCAAAGGCTCTATCTATATGGACCAATCCGGAAGGCAAATCACATTAACCGCATTTTCGGTTGACGTAGTGGATACGACAGCGGCCGGAGACACCTTCATCGGAGCGTTCGCAGCTAAATATGTAACGGGAGCGGAGCTGCGCGATTGTCTGTGCTACGCGACAGCGGCATCGGCGCTGGCTGTATCTGTACCAGGTGCCCAAAGCTCGATTCCGACAGAAGAACAGGTACAATCGTTTCTTACGGTGTAG
- a CDS encoding ABC transporter permease: protein MKRLLNVHEAPIILFTILVTLLFSIISPDFLQFENIRLILDQNISMFIVAIGMTMVILLGGMDLSVGSVLAVTATSVGLFLSHGIHPWIAAAMGICIGVLCGLVNGYFIAVRKIPDIIVTLATMYIFRGIAVGISGGTWMTNFPGGFRFFGQGYLLGISFPLLIAVILIAVFIYLMKFAREGRRIYSIGGNGPAAKLAGISVARTKFKVYVLTGLLVGIASVIFAAKVGSVQASTAGSGLAFEVMAAVLIGGGSIFGGVGTIAGTMLGVLFMGIVKNGLIISKVSPFWVDAATGFLIILAIVINTLQRIRQNKGKEGDLV from the coding sequence ATGAAACGCCTACTAAATGTGCATGAAGCGCCTATTATTTTATTTACCATTCTCGTTACGCTGTTGTTTTCCATTATATCTCCTGACTTCTTGCAATTCGAAAATATAAGGCTGATTCTGGATCAGAACATCTCCATGTTCATCGTGGCGATCGGGATGACGATGGTCATTCTGCTGGGGGGCATGGATTTATCCGTCGGCTCCGTGCTGGCAGTGACAGCGACTTCTGTCGGATTGTTTCTCAGCCATGGCATCCATCCATGGATTGCAGCCGCTATGGGGATATGCATCGGGGTTCTATGCGGCCTGGTCAATGGTTATTTCATTGCGGTTAGGAAAATACCGGACATCATCGTCACCTTGGCCACCATGTATATCTTCCGGGGCATTGCGGTAGGGATCAGCGGAGGAACCTGGATGACGAACTTTCCGGGAGGATTTCGATTCTTCGGACAAGGGTATTTGCTCGGCATTTCCTTCCCGCTGCTAATAGCCGTCATTCTTATCGCGGTCTTCATTTATTTAATGAAATTCGCCCGTGAGGGCCGAAGAATCTACTCCATTGGCGGGAATGGACCAGCAGCCAAGCTGGCGGGAATCAGCGTAGCCCGAACCAAGTTTAAGGTCTATGTATTAACTGGCTTGCTAGTCGGGATCGCCTCGGTTATTTTCGCAGCAAAGGTAGGCAGTGTGCAAGCCTCGACAGCAGGCAGCGGTTTAGCGTTTGAAGTCATGGCAGCCGTTCTTATCGGCGGGGGAAGCATCTTTGGAGGAGTCGGCACCATAGCCGGAACGATGCTGGGTGTGCTCTTTATGGGCATTGTCAAAAATGGGCTCATTATATCCAAGGTTTCACCGTTCTGGGTTGATGCTGCAACCGGTTTTCTGATTATTCTGGCAATTGTCATTAATACGCTGCAGCGTATAAGGCAAAACAAAGGAAAAGAGGGGGATTTGGTATGA
- a CDS encoding LacI family DNA-binding transcriptional regulator: protein MTNKEITIKDVAKQANVSVATVSRVMNGRDRVSEATRKKILKIIEEMNFVPNTMAASMVNKKTNMLSVVVPEIQNPFYTAVIGGMVEVAKKEGFFTLVVSTNSDEAEEEEFFESFLGKNVDGIILIGTHKDAEFYRNIRKPTILVDRYINDCGHDGVLIDNFRGAYEATKHFVDYGHERIAIIDGAHDFNDGKDRYWGYRQAMHERGLTPDPAYHKQGNWLEEDGYRFTTELMQSEQPPTAIFAANNVICTGAIKAIRDLNLRIGEDISLIGFDDNELAQFVQPRVTVVSRPTREMGIQAAEMLIQKIKREPKERTKLKKMILDVELKKFGSVKRLKE, encoded by the coding sequence ATGACGAACAAGGAAATTACAATTAAGGACGTAGCCAAGCAAGCAAATGTATCTGTAGCTACGGTATCCCGAGTGATGAATGGACGAGATCGCGTAAGTGAAGCCACTCGCAAGAAAATACTCAAAATAATAGAAGAGATGAACTTCGTTCCGAATACGATGGCTGCATCGATGGTCAATAAAAAAACCAACATGCTGTCCGTCGTGGTGCCGGAGATTCAGAATCCCTTCTACACCGCAGTCATTGGCGGCATGGTAGAGGTGGCCAAGAAGGAAGGCTTCTTTACTCTAGTAGTCTCCACGAATAGCGATGAGGCAGAGGAGGAAGAATTTTTTGAAAGCTTCCTAGGGAAAAATGTGGATGGAATCATCTTAATCGGTACGCATAAGGATGCAGAGTTTTACCGGAACATTCGCAAGCCTACCATCCTTGTCGACCGTTATATCAACGATTGCGGCCACGATGGTGTCTTAATCGACAACTTCCGCGGCGCGTACGAAGCGACCAAGCATTTCGTGGACTATGGTCATGAACGCATTGCCATTATAGATGGGGCGCATGATTTTAACGATGGCAAGGACCGTTATTGGGGATATCGTCAAGCTATGCATGAGAGGGGCCTGACACCCGATCCTGCCTATCACAAGCAGGGGAATTGGCTGGAAGAGGACGGCTACCGATTTACGACGGAGCTTATGCAATCCGAGCAGCCACCGACAGCTATATTTGCGGCTAACAACGTCATCTGTACGGGTGCGATTAAAGCGATACGCGATTTGAATCTCCGAATCGGAGAGGATATTTCTTTAATTGGCTTTGATGATAACGAGCTTGCCCAGTTCGTGCAGCCAAGAGTGACCGTGGTCAGCAGACCGACAAGAGAGATGGGAATTCAAGCGGCGGAAATGCTCATTCAAAAAATCAAGAGAGAGCCTAAAGAGCGGACGAAGCTGAAAAAAATGATATTGGATGTTGAATTGAAGAAATTCGGCTCAGTCAAAAGACTGAAGGAGTAA
- a CDS encoding glycoside hydrolase family 130 protein — protein sequence MTQHAPAILQSAPFIRRYPGNPVLDATKVPYPTALVFNAGVTKFNGKYVMIFRNDYGSLVDQTLEPHHTTDLGIAYSDDGLSWTAGPKPVFKMHDEEIIRAYDPRLTVIGGRCYMCFAVDTHHGIRGGIAVTDDLEHFEVLSLSTPDLRNMVLFPELIGGKYVRLERPFTVYSRGGRDRFDAWISESPDLKHWGNSSLLLAVEQVPFANDKVGPAAPPVRTDKGWLTTFHAVDVDPARGKHGWEDTWKKRYTAGIMLLDLEDPRKVIGMSRQPLLAPETDYEIGGGFRNHVIFPGGMILEDDGEVKIYYGSADTVECLATAHVDDLLRLCLEPEHR from the coding sequence ATGACTCAACACGCTCCGGCAATTCTGCAATCTGCCCCGTTCATCCGGCGGTATCCGGGCAATCCGGTGCTGGATGCAACGAAGGTTCCTTACCCCACCGCACTGGTATTCAATGCCGGTGTAACGAAATTTAACGGCAAGTATGTGATGATCTTCCGTAATGATTACGGCTCACTGGTCGATCAGACGCTTGAGCCGCACCACACCACGGATCTCGGCATTGCTTACAGTGACGACGGGCTGAGCTGGACCGCCGGCCCGAAGCCAGTGTTCAAAATGCATGACGAGGAAATTATCCGCGCCTACGACCCGCGCCTGACCGTGATCGGCGGCCGTTGTTATATGTGTTTTGCCGTGGATACGCACCATGGCATCCGCGGCGGAATTGCCGTTACCGATGATCTGGAACACTTCGAGGTGCTCAGCCTGTCTACACCGGACCTGCGCAATATGGTACTGTTTCCCGAGTTGATCGGCGGCAAGTATGTCCGGCTGGAGCGTCCCTTCACGGTATACAGCCGCGGCGGCCGGGACCGCTTCGATGCCTGGATCTCCGAGTCGCCGGACCTGAAGCATTGGGGCAACTCCAGCCTACTGCTCGCCGTTGAGCAGGTGCCGTTTGCCAATGACAAGGTCGGCCCGGCCGCACCTCCGGTCCGGACGGATAAGGGCTGGCTGACCACCTTCCATGCGGTGGATGTGGACCCGGCCAGAGGCAAGCACGGTTGGGAGGACACCTGGAAGAAGCGCTATACCGCCGGAATTATGCTGCTGGATCTGGAGGACCCCCGCAAGGTGATCGGCATGAGCAGGCAGCCGCTGCTGGCACCGGAGACAGACTATGAGATTGGCGGGGGCTTCCGCAATCATGTGATTTTTCCGGGAGGGATGATTCTGGAGGATGACGGCGAGGTCAAGATCTATTACGGCTCTGCGGATACGGTGGAATGTCTGGCAACGGCCCATGTGGACGATCTGCTCCGGCTCTGTCTGGAGCCGGAGCATAGATAA